One window from the genome of Malus domestica chromosome 01, GDT2T_hap1 encodes:
- the LOC103426515 gene encoding NADH dehydrogenase [ubiquinone] iron-sulfur protein 6, mitochondrial encodes MASSLFRTLIRSSKLGSAGTRNFSLVRTQISEHTAKWMQDTSKKSPMELINEVPPIKVEGRIVACEGDTNPALGHPIEFICLDLDEPAICKYCGLRYVQDHHH; translated from the exons ATGGCGTCCAGTCTATTTAGAACCCTAATCAGATCGTCCAAATTGGGATCAGCAGGGACCAGAAATTTCAGCCTCGTCAGGACTCAAATCAGCGAGCACACCGCCAAATGGATGCAG GATACAAGCAAGAAATCTCCCATGGAGTTGATCAATGAAGTCCCACCCATCAAGGTTGAGGGCAGGATAGTTGCATGTGAAGGAG ACACCAATCCCGCACTTGGGCACCCAATTGAATTCATATGCCTTGACCTGGATGAGCCAGCTATCTGCAAGTACTGTGGTCTTCGATATGTGCAAGATCACCACCACTAG
- the LOC103426516 gene encoding uncharacterized protein, which translates to MAKPTYALGLVAAVAASASLSKTNSNCVYADGPFNFSPFSSSSSNASQQPSSTSSPLQSAPSVPPPSTSSTGGAAEPPPPPKVRNDQPRTSAAGFDPEPLERAAKLLDKIAKSSNAKEVIGATVKHEETRQAELKAKAAEYAAMKAQIEADTKKAIYEEQKKLAQFQAQTNSQMARYQDELAKKRMENENRLARERNQEMVKWQEESANRLEQARRQTEAQIQHERRRTAEEQAKLERENFEKKALADAEGRALEAKLTAEIKRDLLLEKAKAEKEKWVSAINTTFDHIGGGLKVILTDQNKLVVAVGGVTALAAGVYTTREGSKVIWSYVDRILGQPSLIRESSKGKYPWSGLFSRSISALSPSGNKGQTQNGKAFGDVVLHPPLQKRIDHLAKATANTKSHQAPFRNMLFYGPPGTGKTMAAREMARKSGLDYALMTGGDVAPLGPRAVTKIHELFDWAKKSRKGLLLFIDEADAFLCERNKTYMSEAQRSALNALLFRTGDQSKDIVLALATNRPGDLDSAVADRIDEVLEFPLPGEEERFKLLKLYLDKYIAQAGSSSKSGWFRNLFKKQPQKIEMKGLTDDMIREAAAKTDGFSGREIAKLMASIQAAVYGSKDCVLDPSLFREVVDYKVAEHQQRRKFAAGDKGSV; encoded by the exons ATGGCCAAGCCCACATATGCATTAGGGCTTGTCGCCGCCGTGGCGGCCTCCGCCTCCTTGTCCAAGACCAACTCCAACTGTGTTTATGCCGACGGGCCTTTCaacttctctcccttctcttcttcttcttccaatgCTTCCCAACAAccctcctccacttcttctcctCTCCAATCTGCGCCGTCAGTTCCTCCGCCGTCGACCTCCTCCACCGGAGGTGCTGCCGAGCCCCCTCCCCCTCCCAAGGTTCGCAATGATCAACCCAGGACATCTGCCGCTGGCTTCGATCCTGAGCCTCTGGAGCGGGCTGCTAAGTTGTTGGACAAAATCGCCAAATCTTCTAATGCCAAAGag GTCATTGGAGCTACGGTGAAGCATGAAGAGACAAGGCAGGCTGAGTTGAAGGCAAAGGCCGCGGAGTATGCTGCAATGAAAGCCCAAATTGAAGCG GATACTAAGAAGGCCATCTACGAGGAGCAGAAAAAGCTAGCTCAGTTTCAAGCCCAAACAAATTCCCAAATGGCTAGGTATCAGGATGAATTAGCAAAGAAGAGGATGGAG AATGAAAATAGATTGGCAAGAGAAAGGAACCAAGAGATGGTAAAATGGCAAGAAGAATCAGCAAATAGGCTGGAACAAGCTCGTCGACAAACAGAAGCGCAGATCCAACATGAGCGTCGACGGACTGCAGAGGAGCAGGCTAAGCTAGAACGTGAAAATTTCGAAAAGAAGGCTTTGGCAGATGCAGAAGGGAGAGCCCTTGAAGCAAAGCTGACTGCAGAAATTAAAAGGGACCTGCTGttagagaaagcaaaagctGAGAAAGAGAAATGGGTTTCTGCCATAAATACCACCTTTGATCATATTGGAG GTGGCTTGAAAGTGATTCTGACAGATCAGAATAAACTAGTTGTTGCTGTTGGGGGAGTTACAGCTCTAGCTGCAGGTGTTTACACAACAAG AGAAGGTTCAAAGGTGATATGGAGCTATGTGGATAGAATATTGGGACAACCATCACTTATCAGAGAGTCCTCTAAAGGAAAATACCCTTGGTCAGGATTATTCTCACGTTCTATAAGCGCCCTATCTCCCAGTGGCAACAAAGGTCAAACACAAAATGGGAAGGCCTTTGGTGATGTTGTTTTACACCCTCCTCTTCAGAAAAGAATTGACCACTTGGCTAAGGCAACTGCTAATACAAAATCTCATCAAGCACCATTCAGAAATATGCTCTTCTATGGTCCTCCAGGAACTGGGAAAACAATGGCTGCTAGAGAGATGGCTCGTAAATCT GGATTAGACTACGCATTGATGACGGGAGGGGATGTTGCTCCACTTGGACCAAGGGCTGTTACCAAGATACATGAGTTATTTGATTGGGCCAAAAAGTCACGGAAGGGTCTGCTACTTTTCATTGATGAAGCCGATGCATTTTTGTGCGA GCGGAACAAAACCTATATGAGTGAAGCTCAAAGAAGTGCGCTCAACGCTCTCCTATTCCGCACGGGTGACCAATCCAAGGACATAGTCCTTGCCCTTGCCACAAACCGCCCCGGTGATCTCGATTCAGCTGTGGCTGATCGTATTGATGAAGTGCTTGAATTCCCCTTGCCTGGGGAAGAGGAACGCTTTAAGCTGCTGAAGTTGTATCTGGACAAGTACATTGCTCAGGCTGGTTCATCAAGCAAATCTGGTTGGTTCCGTAATTTGTTTAAGAAACAACCTCAGAAGATAGAGATGAAGGGGTTGACAGATGATATGATTAGAGAAGCAGCGGCAAAGACCGACGGGTTCTCTGGGAGAGAAATAGCGAAACTAATGGCGAGTATCCAAGCTGCGGTTTATGGGAGTAAGGATTGTGTGCTTGATCCGAGCCTATTTCGTGAAGTTGTAGACTACAAGGTTGCTGAGCATCAACAGAGAAGAAAATTTGCGGCTGGAGATAAAGGTAGCGTGTAG
- the LOC103426517 gene encoding 4-coumarate--CoA ligase 2 isoform X1: protein MTIASSSVETQKPADIPTNLMPSEINSTSQQNLTQLQPAACTNNIIDSTTATSTATATTNHVFRSKLPDIPIPNHLPLHTYCFQNLPEFSDRPCLIVGSTGKSYSFSETHLIAQKTGAGLSNLGIQKGEVIMILLQNCAEFVFAFMGASMIGAVTTTANPFYTAAEVFKQVKAANAKLIITQSQYVNKLREHPSSADGTDQNNFPKLGEDFKIVTIDNPPENCLHFSVLSEANEKELPDVVIDAEDPVALPFSSGTTGLPKGVILTHKSLVTSVAQQVDGENPNLYLKEDDVVLCVLPLFHIFSLNSVLLCSLRAGAGVLLMHKFEIGTLLELIQRYRVSVAAVVPPLVIALAKNPMVAEFDLSSIRVVLSGAAPLGKELEEALKSRVPEAVLGQGYGMTEAGPVLSMCMAFAKEPMPTKSGSCGTVVRNAELKVLDLETGLSLGYNQSGEICIRGSQIMKGYLNDVAATATTVDTEGWLHTGDVGYVDDDNEIFIVDRAKELIKFKGFQVPPAELESLLISHPSIADAAVVPQKDDAAGEVPVAFVVRSNGLELTEEAVKEFIAKQVVFYKRLHKVHFVHAIPKSPSGKILRKDLRAKLATATPSALAN from the exons ATGACCATTGCTTCCAGTTCCGTCGAAACTCAAAAGCCGGCAGACATACCTACCAATCTCATGCCGTCTGAGATTAATTCTACCTCTCAACAAAATCTAACCCAATTGCAACCCGCCGCCTGCACCAACAATATTATTGATTCCACCACCGCCACCTCCACCGCCACTGCCACCACTAACCATGTATTCAGATCAAAACTACCAGACATACCCATCCCCAACCACCTCCCTCTCCACACTTACTGCTTCCAGAACCTCCCCGAGTTCTCCGACAGACCCTGCTTGATAGTGGGCTCAACCGGAAAATCATACTCTTTCTCCGAGACTCACCTCATTGCTCAGAAGACCGGCGCAGGCCTCTCCAACCTCGGCATCCAAAAAGGTGAGGTCATCATGATTCTCCTCCAAAACTGTGCTGAGTTCGTCTTCGCCTTCATGGGCGCTTCCATGATCGGCGCCGTCACCACCACCGCCAACCCCTTTTACACTGCCGCCGAGGTTTTCAAGCAGGTCAAGGCCGCTAATGCCAAACTCATCATCACTCAATCCCAGTACGTCAATAAGCTCCGCGAACATCCCTCCTCCGCCGACGGCACGGACCAAAATAACTTCCCGAAACTCGGCGAAGACTTTAAGATCGTCACGATCGACAATCCTCCGGAGAATTGCTTGCATTTCTCAGTGCTCTCCGAGGCCAACGAGAAGGAGCTTCCGGACGTGGTGATCGACGCAGAGGACCCGGTGGCCCTCCCGTTCTCTTCGGGGACGACCGGGCTCCCCAAGGGAGTCATTCTTACACACAAGAGCTTGGTCACCAGCGTGGCCCAACAGGTGGACGGAGAGAATCCAAACCTCTACTTGAAGGAGGACGATGTCGTATTGTGCGTGCTGCCGTTGTTTCACATATTCTCGTTGAACAGCGTGCTGCTGTGCTCGCTGCGAGCAGGGGCGGGAGTTCTGCTGATGCACAAGTTTGAGATAGGTACGCTGCTGGAGCTGATTCAGCGGTACCGAGTGTCGGTGGCGGCGGTGGTGCCGCCGCTGGTGATAGCACTGGCGAAGAACCCAATGGTGGCGGAGTTCGACCTGAGCTCTATTAGGGTGGTGTTGTCTGGAGCGGCGCCGCTGGGGAAGGAGCTGGAGGAGGCGCTCAAGAGCCGAGTCCCTGAGGCAGTGTTGGGTCAG GGTTATGGGATGACGGAGGCAGGGCCGGTGTTGTCAATGTGCATGGCATTTGCAAAGGAACCGATGCCAACCAAGTCAGGGTCGTGTGGGACGGTGGTCCGAAATGCAGAGCTCAAGGTCCTTGACCTTGAAACTGGTCTCTCACTCGGCTATAACCAATCCGGCGAGATTTGCATCCGTGGCTCTCAAATCATGAAAG GATATTTGAATGATGTTGCGGCTACGGCAACCACCGTAGACACGGAGGGCTGGCTTCACACTGGTGACGTGGGTTATGTGGATGATGACAATGAGATTTTCATCGTTGATAGAGCCAAGGAGCTcatcaaattcaaaggcttcCAA GTGCCACCAGCTGAGCTGGAGTCCCTACTTATAAGCCATCCATCCATTGCAGATGCAGCCGTCGTTCC GCAAAAAGATGATGCTGCTGGTGAGGTTCCCGTTGCATTTGTGGTTCGGTCTAATGGTCTCGAACTTACTGAAGAGGCTGTAAAAGAATTTATAGCAAAACAG GTAGTGTTTTACAAGAGACTGCACAAGGTGCACTTCGTCCATGCAATTCCAAAGTCTCCGTCTGGAAAGATCTTGAGAAAAGACCTCAGAGCCAAGCTTGCAACCGCAACCCCTTCTGCCCTGGCTAATTAA
- the LOC103426517 gene encoding 4-coumarate--CoA ligase 2 isoform X2, whose product MTIASSSVETQKPADIPTNLMPSEINSTSQQNLTQLQPAACTNNIIDSTTATSTATATTNHVFRSKLPDIPIPNHLPLHTYCFQNLPEFSDRPCLIVGSTGKSYSFSETHLIAQKTGAGLSNLGIQKGEVIMILLQNCAEFVFAFMGASMIGAVTTTANPFYTAAEVFKQVKAANAKLIITQSQYVNKLREHPSSADGTDQNNFPKLGEDFKIVTIDNPPENCLHFSVLSEANEKELPDVVIDAEDPVALPFSSGTTGLPKGVILTHKSLVTSVAQQVDGENPNLYLKEDDVVLCVLPLFHIFSLNSVLLCSLRAGAGVLLMHKFEIGTLLELIQRYRVSVAAVVPPLVIALAKNPMVAEFDLSSIRVVLSGAAPLGKELEEALKSRVPEAVLGQGYGMTEAGPVLSMCMAFAKEPMPTKSGSCGTVVRNAELKVLDLETGLSLGYNQSGEICIRGSQIMKGYLNDVAATATTVDTEGWLHTGDVGYVDDDNEIFIVDRAKELIKFKGFQVPPAELESLLISHPSIADAAVVPQKDDAAGEVPVAFVVRSNGLELTEEAVKEFIAKQ is encoded by the exons ATGACCATTGCTTCCAGTTCCGTCGAAACTCAAAAGCCGGCAGACATACCTACCAATCTCATGCCGTCTGAGATTAATTCTACCTCTCAACAAAATCTAACCCAATTGCAACCCGCCGCCTGCACCAACAATATTATTGATTCCACCACCGCCACCTCCACCGCCACTGCCACCACTAACCATGTATTCAGATCAAAACTACCAGACATACCCATCCCCAACCACCTCCCTCTCCACACTTACTGCTTCCAGAACCTCCCCGAGTTCTCCGACAGACCCTGCTTGATAGTGGGCTCAACCGGAAAATCATACTCTTTCTCCGAGACTCACCTCATTGCTCAGAAGACCGGCGCAGGCCTCTCCAACCTCGGCATCCAAAAAGGTGAGGTCATCATGATTCTCCTCCAAAACTGTGCTGAGTTCGTCTTCGCCTTCATGGGCGCTTCCATGATCGGCGCCGTCACCACCACCGCCAACCCCTTTTACACTGCCGCCGAGGTTTTCAAGCAGGTCAAGGCCGCTAATGCCAAACTCATCATCACTCAATCCCAGTACGTCAATAAGCTCCGCGAACATCCCTCCTCCGCCGACGGCACGGACCAAAATAACTTCCCGAAACTCGGCGAAGACTTTAAGATCGTCACGATCGACAATCCTCCGGAGAATTGCTTGCATTTCTCAGTGCTCTCCGAGGCCAACGAGAAGGAGCTTCCGGACGTGGTGATCGACGCAGAGGACCCGGTGGCCCTCCCGTTCTCTTCGGGGACGACCGGGCTCCCCAAGGGAGTCATTCTTACACACAAGAGCTTGGTCACCAGCGTGGCCCAACAGGTGGACGGAGAGAATCCAAACCTCTACTTGAAGGAGGACGATGTCGTATTGTGCGTGCTGCCGTTGTTTCACATATTCTCGTTGAACAGCGTGCTGCTGTGCTCGCTGCGAGCAGGGGCGGGAGTTCTGCTGATGCACAAGTTTGAGATAGGTACGCTGCTGGAGCTGATTCAGCGGTACCGAGTGTCGGTGGCGGCGGTGGTGCCGCCGCTGGTGATAGCACTGGCGAAGAACCCAATGGTGGCGGAGTTCGACCTGAGCTCTATTAGGGTGGTGTTGTCTGGAGCGGCGCCGCTGGGGAAGGAGCTGGAGGAGGCGCTCAAGAGCCGAGTCCCTGAGGCAGTGTTGGGTCAG GGTTATGGGATGACGGAGGCAGGGCCGGTGTTGTCAATGTGCATGGCATTTGCAAAGGAACCGATGCCAACCAAGTCAGGGTCGTGTGGGACGGTGGTCCGAAATGCAGAGCTCAAGGTCCTTGACCTTGAAACTGGTCTCTCACTCGGCTATAACCAATCCGGCGAGATTTGCATCCGTGGCTCTCAAATCATGAAAG GATATTTGAATGATGTTGCGGCTACGGCAACCACCGTAGACACGGAGGGCTGGCTTCACACTGGTGACGTGGGTTATGTGGATGATGACAATGAGATTTTCATCGTTGATAGAGCCAAGGAGCTcatcaaattcaaaggcttcCAA GTGCCACCAGCTGAGCTGGAGTCCCTACTTATAAGCCATCCATCCATTGCAGATGCAGCCGTCGTTCC GCAAAAAGATGATGCTGCTGGTGAGGTTCCCGTTGCATTTGTGGTTCGGTCTAATGGTCTCGAACTTACTGAAGAGGCTGTAAAAGAATTTATAGCAAAACAG TGA